A portion of the Oreochromis niloticus isolate F11D_XX linkage group LG10, O_niloticus_UMD_NMBU, whole genome shotgun sequence genome contains these proteins:
- the zmat2 gene encoding zinc finger matrin-type protein 2 has protein sequence MASGSGSSKNDFRRKWDKDEYENLAQKRLAEERERERRDGKTAPPVKRDLLRHRDYKVDLESKLGKTIVITKTTPQAEMGGYYCNVCDCVVKDSINFLDHINGKKHQRNLGMSMRVERSSLDQVKKRFEVNKKKLEEKQKEYDFEERMKELREEEEKAKAYKKEKQKERKRRAEEDVDFEEDDEMAAVMGFSGFGSSKKSH, from the exons ATGGCGTCAGGCAGCGGG TCGAGTAAAAACGACTTCCGACGGAAATGGGACAAAGACGAGTACGAGAACCTCGCCCAGAAACGTCTGGCGGAGGAGAGGGAGCGCGAGCGGCGAGATG GGAAAACGGCGCCGCCGGTCAAGCGGGACCTCCTGCGTCACCGGGACTACAAGGTGGACCTGGAGTCCAAGCTGGGGAAGACCATCGTCATCACCAAGACCACGCCGCAGGCCGAGATGGGCGG GTATTACTGTAACGTGTGCGACTGTGTGGTCAAAGACTCCATCAACTTCCTGGATCACATCAACGGCAAAAAAC atCAGAGGAACCTGGGCATGTCGATGCGGGTGGAGCGCTCGTCTCTGGATCAGGTGAAGAAAAGATTCGAGGTGAACAAGAAGAAGTTGGAGGAGAAGCAGAAGGAGTACGACTTCGAGGAGCGCATGAAGGAGCTGCGggaggag GAGGAGAAGGCGAAGGCGTACAAGAAGGAGAAGCAGAAGGAGCGGAAACGACGGGCGGAGGAGGACGTGGACTTCGAGGAGGACGACGAGATGGCGGCAGTGATGGGCTTCTCCGGCTTCGGCTCGTCCAAGAAGAGCCACTGA